In Desulfomonile tiedjei DSM 6799, a genomic segment contains:
- the rpsA gene encoding 30S ribosomal protein S1 yields MTENQPGDVPFSPVEEEEQEDFTSLFEASSKQQDTRVQRDTKIEGTVVSIGSEWIFVDIGAKTEGAISREELLDDDGELKVRVGDTISAYVVSTRAGEVLLSIKMTAAAGEDAIRGAQKSGVPVEGVVTGERKGGYTVTIFGKQAFCPFSQIDIQSGGMPDDYIGKRFSFRIAEYSDRGRNIVVSRRAIMEEERMRQAEELKKTLKPGDIIQGTVQKLAPFGAFVDIGGVEGLIPMSELAWYRVADVSDVLKTGESVSVKVMDLDWANRRISLSMKQVLEDPWDTVAQRFPEQSVIRGTVKKLMNFGAFVELEPGIEGLIHISNLGMGRRINHPKEVLSEGDSVEARVLSVDQGARRIGLELKHSVTTEESEGHAALQSGDVVEGTVESVKDYGVFVSLPGNKTGLLHVSEIGDGRSGDLRGRFPLDSRLQVQVLSIEPDSGKISLSTKTLKKNAEDEQFKEFVSGRNRESSFGTLGQLLKDKLKQ; encoded by the coding sequence ATGACAGAGAACCAGCCGGGAGATGTACCTTTCTCTCCGGTCGAGGAAGAGGAACAAGAGGATTTTACATCGCTTTTTGAAGCCAGCTCAAAGCAACAGGATACTCGCGTCCAGCGCGACACCAAGATAGAAGGAACTGTCGTCTCCATCGGTTCTGAATGGATTTTTGTCGATATCGGGGCCAAAACCGAGGGGGCGATATCTCGTGAAGAGCTGTTGGATGATGATGGTGAGCTAAAGGTCCGAGTTGGAGATACGATTTCCGCATATGTGGTCAGCACCCGGGCCGGCGAAGTATTGCTAAGCATTAAGATGACTGCTGCTGCCGGTGAGGATGCAATCAGAGGAGCCCAAAAGAGCGGAGTGCCCGTCGAAGGGGTTGTTACCGGAGAAAGAAAGGGCGGTTATACCGTAACCATTTTCGGCAAGCAGGCCTTCTGTCCGTTTTCGCAGATAGATATTCAGTCTGGTGGCATGCCGGATGATTACATCGGAAAGCGTTTCTCATTCCGCATAGCGGAATATTCCGATCGTGGAAGGAACATTGTGGTGTCCCGAAGAGCCATAATGGAAGAGGAACGCATGCGACAGGCCGAAGAACTGAAGAAGACCCTCAAGCCCGGTGACATTATTCAGGGAACGGTCCAAAAACTCGCCCCCTTTGGAGCTTTCGTCGATATCGGGGGAGTCGAAGGTCTTATCCCGATGTCCGAACTCGCGTGGTATCGGGTTGCGGATGTATCGGACGTACTCAAGACAGGGGAATCGGTTTCTGTCAAAGTCATGGATTTGGATTGGGCGAACAGGCGTATATCCCTGAGCATGAAACAGGTTCTCGAAGACCCCTGGGATACTGTTGCACAGCGCTTTCCGGAGCAATCCGTAATTCGCGGGACAGTCAAGAAATTGATGAATTTCGGTGCATTCGTAGAATTGGAGCCGGGAATCGAAGGATTGATCCATATTTCCAATCTGGGCATGGGGCGTCGGATCAATCATCCGAAAGAGGTGCTCTCGGAAGGGGATTCCGTGGAAGCTCGCGTTTTGTCTGTCGATCAGGGCGCTCGTCGCATAGGTTTGGAGCTCAAGCACTCCGTGACGACTGAAGAATCCGAAGGGCATGCAGCACTGCAGTCCGGGGACGTGGTAGAAGGAACGGTAGAGTCCGTGAAGGATTATGGTGTATTCGTCAGCCTTCCCGGGAACAAAACAGGGCTTCTGCATGTTTCGGAAATTGGCGACGGCCGGAGCGGCGATCTTCGGGGGAGATTTCCTTTGGACTCCAGACTCCAGGTGCAGGTCCTATCCATCGAGCCCGATTCGGGCAAGATTTCTTTGAGCACGAAAACTCTGAAGAAAAATGCTGAAGATGAACAGTTCAAGGAATTCGTGAGCGGCAGGAATCGTGAGTCCTCTTTTGGCACGCTGGGACAACTGCTCAAAGACAAGCTCAAACAATGA
- a CDS encoding 5' nucleotidase, NT5C type, whose protein sequence is MRIAFDVDGVVLRSIEVILERVNALTGRNLQPSDLKSWELEPLGLDFNVLNDAVTYMFARKKIEPYAGAVLTLSRLYKQLNSPLLFITGRHAPETALRQLEALPWNPTVPEMIVIGGNRDKRSFLADHAVDFIVEDDPAHLQDYLDMGIGVGLMVQPWNRETKIPVTKRFHNWSELESWLIESNATIE, encoded by the coding sequence ATGAGAATTGCATTCGATGTAGACGGAGTGGTTCTCAGGTCGATTGAGGTAATTCTTGAGCGTGTGAACGCTTTGACCGGCCGAAATTTGCAGCCGAGCGATCTGAAATCATGGGAATTGGAACCTCTGGGACTTGATTTTAACGTATTGAACGATGCAGTGACCTACATGTTTGCCCGGAAGAAGATCGAACCTTATGCGGGCGCAGTGTTGACATTGAGCAGATTGTATAAGCAGTTAAATTCTCCTCTGCTTTTTATAACAGGACGTCACGCACCGGAAACAGCCTTGAGACAGCTCGAAGCTCTTCCCTGGAATCCCACCGTTCCTGAAATGATCGTGATCGGCGGGAACAGGGACAAGCGCTCCTTCCTGGCGGACCACGCGGTGGATTTCATTGTCGAGGACGATCCCGCTCATCTACAGGATTATCTCGATATGGGGATCGGGGTGGGGCTTATGGTTCAGCCGTGGAATCGTGAGACCAAAATACCTGTCACGAAAAGATTTCATAACTGGTCCGAACTCGAAAGCTGGCTTATCGAATCGAATGCGACCATCGAGTAG
- a CDS encoding AAA family ATPase, producing MNENGPEPPEFARKIKEKYVSSQSNAFIIYGNTKDIYPVSEDRYVNLVDFLVEALIKPDKATAPRIVLLYDPATGISFLNPLDRQLLANIMGETRLRTVLESSRGDVIVACAVMRELTRFNVMVPKEDSPGRTIRKDFAIIIRYAEAVAPPFRGDVALDSDRLKIITLENWLSDSGFIASPDIVFMTAETLNGINERIVDLPYCSAIKIDRPKEEERKRYIEYLLKEENVSSDVSSAHLAYSSAGLTLLSIRQIFRQAAYKGNTLTPDLIFEKSKEIIEKELEGHIEFPNLAYGFEKVIGASRLLKKLNELKACLRGSDPDIMPVGILVPGANGVGKTFIYKAFAKECGWIAVVLKNIRGPYVGQTEKNWERIRSVLEAMGNVMVIYDEADTEIGGRSAQTHDVDRRLFGNILKMMSADENRGRIVWIIITARPDRLEPDIKRSGRAGEHLPVFASEGEEKEAFVKHVLSQAGVDLVDFSSAYKEEFLRLTHEYFPADFDQLVTELKRRRVIEGSLSPEMVLEEAKDFIPSDIARQREYQELLAVLECTSREILPDRYATVSKELIQDRLQTIRMLIGQN from the coding sequence ATGAATGAGAATGGTCCTGAACCACCAGAATTTGCTCGGAAAATAAAAGAAAAGTACGTTTCGTCTCAATCGAACGCGTTTATTATTTACGGGAATACCAAAGATATCTACCCGGTGTCGGAAGACAGATACGTCAACTTGGTGGATTTCCTGGTTGAAGCCCTCATAAAACCGGATAAGGCGACTGCTCCGCGAATTGTTCTGCTCTACGATCCGGCAACCGGCATCTCGTTCCTCAATCCTCTCGACCGTCAGTTGCTCGCGAACATCATGGGAGAGACCAGACTTCGGACGGTATTGGAATCATCAAGAGGGGACGTTATCGTTGCATGCGCAGTCATGAGGGAACTGACCCGCTTCAATGTGATGGTCCCGAAGGAAGATTCTCCCGGGAGGACGATTCGCAAAGACTTCGCAATTATTATCCGGTACGCGGAAGCTGTTGCTCCGCCGTTTCGCGGTGACGTCGCGCTGGATTCCGATCGGTTGAAGATCATCACGCTGGAAAATTGGCTGTCTGACAGCGGGTTCATTGCCTCTCCGGATATCGTATTTATGACCGCCGAAACCTTGAACGGCATTAACGAACGCATTGTCGATCTCCCCTACTGTTCGGCTATCAAAATAGATCGACCCAAGGAAGAAGAGCGAAAACGCTATATCGAATACCTGTTGAAAGAAGAGAACGTTTCCTCGGATGTCTCATCGGCTCATCTTGCTTACAGCAGTGCCGGTCTTACGCTGCTTTCTATACGCCAGATATTCCGACAGGCTGCATACAAGGGAAACACGCTGACTCCCGATCTGATCTTTGAAAAATCAAAAGAAATTATCGAAAAAGAATTGGAAGGACACATAGAGTTCCCGAATCTTGCGTACGGTTTTGAAAAGGTCATCGGAGCGTCCAGGTTACTCAAGAAGCTTAATGAGCTGAAAGCATGCCTTCGAGGGAGCGATCCGGACATAATGCCTGTGGGAATACTTGTTCCGGGTGCAAACGGAGTGGGCAAGACGTTCATATACAAAGCGTTCGCCAAAGAATGCGGCTGGATTGCCGTTGTCCTCAAGAATATCCGCGGACCTTATGTGGGACAGACTGAGAAAAACTGGGAGCGTATACGTTCCGTTCTCGAAGCCATGGGCAATGTCATGGTCATCTATGACGAGGCCGACACTGAAATCGGAGGTCGCAGCGCCCAGACCCACGATGTTGACAGACGCCTTTTCGGGAATATTCTCAAGATGATGTCCGCGGATGAGAATCGCGGCCGAATAGTGTGGATCATCATCACCGCCAGACCCGACAGGTTGGAGCCGGATATAAAGCGCTCGGGCAGGGCAGGGGAGCATTTGCCCGTATTCGCGAGCGAAGGAGAAGAAAAAGAGGCCTTCGTCAAGCACGTTCTTTCCCAGGCCGGGGTGGATCTTGTGGACTTTTCCTCTGCGTATAAGGAAGAATTCCTTCGTTTGACCCACGAATATTTTCCCGCGGATTTCGATCAACTGGTTACTGAGTTGAAACGTCGCCGTGTCATCGAGGGCTCTTTATCACCGGAAATGGTGCTCGAAGAAGCTAAAGATTTCATCCCGTCCGACATTGCGCGACAGCGCGAATATCAGGAGCTTCTCGCAGTCCTCGAGTGTACCTCCAGAGAAATCCTGCCGGATCGGTATGCCACGGTTTCCAAGGAACTCATTCAGGATCGACTTCAAACAATTAGAATGCTCATAGGCCAAAACTGA
- a CDS encoding peroxiredoxin family protein — protein MAKWCSSGTLAVILIFTICLGAGAATSTTGPKGAEFQIFSNPADANDFQMGTLDGKIVNLASYRGKVVLLNFWRKNCPYCDIEKTHLTSMMHSLQNSDLAVLCVNLWDDPSWVRSKTHYAKGPFTIVTRVGNRQAVMENMVRGKLLGYFVLNGSNEAIYEVKGFPSTYVINKEGKVVATHMGLVPWSNPSVTKWVTGLLSEKLRETAPGLPEWLDRILSGSEEHAFNGSAALAFQRR, from the coding sequence GTGGCAAAATGGTGTTCATCAGGAACTCTCGCAGTGATACTGATCTTTACGATTTGTCTGGGGGCGGGCGCAGCAACCTCGACAACAGGACCTAAAGGGGCCGAGTTTCAGATCTTCAGCAATCCCGCGGACGCAAACGATTTTCAGATGGGTACGCTCGATGGAAAAATCGTGAATCTCGCCAGTTACAGAGGAAAGGTGGTCTTGCTCAATTTCTGGAGAAAGAACTGCCCTTACTGCGACATTGAGAAGACCCATTTAACCTCCATGATGCACTCTCTTCAGAACAGTGACCTGGCCGTATTATGTGTAAATCTTTGGGACGACCCATCCTGGGTGCGGTCGAAAACCCACTACGCAAAAGGACCCTTCACCATTGTGACGAGAGTCGGCAATCGCCAGGCCGTGATGGAGAATATGGTGCGAGGAAAGCTTTTGGGGTACTTCGTTTTGAATGGCTCGAATGAGGCAATTTACGAAGTGAAGGGCTTTCCGTCCACGTACGTGATCAATAAAGAGGGAAAAGTCGTGGCTACTCACATGGGGCTGGTACCCTGGAGCAATCCGTCCGTTACGAAGTGGGTGACCGGACTTCTGAGCGAAAAATTGCGAGAAACTGCACCCGGACTTCCCGAATGGCTGGATCGGATTCTCAGTGGATCTGAGGAACACGCGTTCAATGGATCTGCAGCTCTTGCTTTTCAGCGCAGATGA
- a CDS encoding ATP-binding cassette domain-containing protein, whose translation MSPLLARWDNCSKTSSNNEQPEQGNLSGPDVIADKSAALCCSLLLIGGCPVSAVITIDALVKKFGGVTALNEISLEIEQGELFGLLGPNGAGKTTLISILATILKQTSGTAMVCERNIEREQAKVRKCIGIVFQDPSLDEDLTGEENLDFHGRLYGLAAALRRRRIDEVLELVDLKDRKNYLVKTYSGGMRRRLEIARGLMHMPQVLFLDEPTLGLDPQTRRKIWAYIENLKEVFGTTIILTTHYMDEADQLCSRIAIIDSGRIVALDTPQNLKARLGGELLELEVSPPQERFADELVAMEGVQDVALENGRILLTVNQGEAIIPRVFQTAQTFGVAITSVSMRKPNLEDVFIELTGREIRESEVAEPTERMRILMLRRRR comes from the coding sequence GTGAGTCCTCTTTTGGCACGCTGGGACAACTGCTCAAAGACAAGCTCAAACAATGAACAGCCTGAGCAAGGAAATCTGTCTGGGCCCGACGTCATCGCCGATAAGTCAGCGGCTTTGTGCTGTTCCCTTCTTCTCATTGGAGGATGCCCCGTTTCCGCAGTAATAACCATAGACGCACTCGTCAAGAAGTTCGGAGGCGTCACCGCACTGAATGAAATAAGCCTGGAGATCGAACAGGGCGAACTTTTCGGCTTGCTCGGTCCCAACGGGGCAGGCAAGACCACGCTCATTTCCATTCTGGCCACAATACTCAAGCAGACATCCGGAACCGCGATGGTTTGCGAGAGGAACATCGAGCGTGAACAGGCCAAAGTCCGAAAATGCATTGGTATAGTGTTTCAAGATCCTAGTCTTGATGAAGATCTCACGGGTGAGGAGAACCTTGATTTCCATGGCAGATTGTACGGACTTGCAGCAGCACTGCGCCGGAGGCGAATTGATGAAGTGCTGGAACTCGTCGATCTGAAAGACCGAAAGAATTATCTGGTCAAAACCTATTCTGGGGGAATGCGGAGAAGACTTGAAATTGCCCGGGGTCTCATGCATATGCCGCAGGTGCTCTTTCTGGATGAACCGACTCTCGGCCTGGACCCTCAGACGAGAAGAAAAATCTGGGCGTACATAGAGAATCTCAAGGAGGTCTTCGGAACGACGATCATCCTCACGACTCATTATATGGATGAGGCCGATCAGTTGTGTTCCAGGATAGCCATTATCGACAGCGGAAGAATTGTGGCTCTGGATACGCCTCAAAACCTGAAAGCCCGTTTGGGAGGGGAACTCCTTGAATTGGAAGTCTCGCCCCCCCAAGAGAGATTCGCGGACGAGTTGGTGGCAATGGAAGGCGTACAGGATGTTGCATTGGAAAACGGTCGGATTCTTCTGACCGTAAATCAGGGAGAGGCGATTATTCCGAGAGTATTTCAAACCGCGCAGACGTTCGGAGTGGCCATTACCTCGGTTTCAATGAGAAAACCGAACCTTGAAGATGTGTTCATTGAGTTGACGGGCAGGGAAATACGCGAATCGGAAGTAGCCGAACCGACGGAGAGGATGCGTATTCTCATGTTGAGACGGAGACGATGA
- a CDS encoding ABC transporter permease has protein sequence MISTIYTLWLREMKKFVRNKSRLVGSMAFPVLFLVVLGTGFSGFFQYRGGVSYVQFIGPGIIGMTLLFSSMFGGLSVLWDRQFGFLKEILVAPVSRVSIMAGKTIGTVTTSMIKGCLLLAALAIAGLVRVDIFGMLAALVFMFVISAAFVALGIAAAALMSDPHGFQLIMNFLIMPVFFLSGALFPLEGIPEWLSILTKINPLTYGIDGMRFALGGPYEFSPLLDLAVLVVFSVVATLAGAFLFERMPA, from the coding sequence ATGATCTCTACGATATACACCTTGTGGCTCCGGGAGATGAAGAAGTTCGTCAGGAACAAGAGCAGGCTGGTGGGGTCCATGGCGTTCCCGGTGCTGTTCCTCGTTGTCCTGGGAACCGGATTCAGCGGTTTCTTCCAGTACAGGGGCGGTGTCTCGTACGTCCAGTTCATCGGACCGGGAATTATCGGCATGACTTTGCTGTTTTCCTCCATGTTCGGCGGACTGAGTGTCCTCTGGGACAGGCAGTTCGGATTCCTCAAGGAAATACTTGTTGCGCCGGTCAGCCGTGTATCGATCATGGCCGGAAAAACGATTGGTACGGTAACGACTTCTATGATCAAAGGGTGCCTGCTATTGGCCGCACTGGCCATAGCGGGGCTTGTGCGGGTCGATATTTTCGGTATGTTGGCTGCACTGGTATTCATGTTTGTGATCTCTGCGGCTTTCGTAGCGCTCGGCATAGCTGCTGCGGCCTTGATGAGCGATCCTCACGGATTCCAGTTGATCATGAATTTTCTTATTATGCCGGTGTTCTTTCTTTCCGGCGCTCTATTTCCTTTGGAAGGAATTCCCGAATGGCTTTCGATCCTGACGAAAATCAATCCTCTCACCTATGGCATTGATGGGATGCGATTCGCGTTGGGCGGTCCTTATGAATTTTCTCCTTTGCTCGATCTTGCCGTACTTGTGGTATTCTCTGTCGTGGCAACGTTAGCAGGGGCTTTTCTCTTCGAGAGAATGCCCGCGTAA
- the nikR gene encoding nickel-responsive transcriptional regulator NikR, with amino-acid sequence MADLVRFGVSIPDDLLERFDELISNKGYTNRSEAIRDLIRDRLVDHEWSQSTHDVVGTVTVVYNHEQSDLAQKLTEIQHTKHDLIVSAVHVHLDQHNCLEVLIMRGGSEEVRKAGEQLISTRGVKHGKITMTTTGKELD; translated from the coding sequence ATGGCGGATCTGGTGAGATTCGGGGTTTCCATTCCTGACGATCTGTTGGAAAGGTTTGACGAACTTATTTCGAACAAGGGGTATACAAACCGGTCTGAAGCTATTCGCGATCTCATACGGGATCGCCTGGTGGATCACGAATGGAGCCAATCTACGCACGACGTGGTAGGGACGGTAACGGTAGTTTACAATCACGAGCAAAGCGATCTAGCTCAGAAATTGACGGAAATTCAGCACACCAAACACGATCTTATCGTTTCGGCGGTGCACGTCCATCTCGACCAGCACAATTGTCTTGAGGTCCTTATCATGCGCGGTGGTTCCGAAGAGGTGCGCAAAGCCGGGGAACAGTTGATTTCCACACGGGGAGTCAAGCACGGCAAGATTACGATGACCACCACGGGCAAAGAATTGGACTGA
- the hpt gene encoding hypoxanthine phosphoribosyltransferase, translating to MGHLTKKVLFDERAIAARVAEIGREISTKYPEGNVLLIGILKGAFMFMADLVRSISVSCQVDFVRISSYKDATVSSGKLDILLDVGMSVENRNVILVDDIVDSGLTLSEYKKKLLERKPRTLELAALVNKTGRREKHVDLDYCGFKIEEGFIVGYGLDCDEQDRCHGSLYVLEDDDSTNG from the coding sequence ATGGGGCACCTGACCAAGAAAGTACTTTTTGATGAGCGCGCTATTGCTGCTCGGGTTGCAGAGATCGGCCGGGAGATATCGACCAAATACCCCGAAGGAAATGTGTTGCTGATCGGGATACTGAAAGGTGCTTTCATGTTCATGGCCGATCTCGTGAGAAGCATCAGTGTCAGTTGTCAGGTGGATTTTGTGAGAATCTCATCCTACAAAGATGCGACGGTCTCCAGTGGAAAATTGGACATCCTTCTGGATGTGGGAATGTCAGTGGAAAATAGAAATGTGATTCTTGTGGACGATATCGTGGATTCCGGCCTCACCCTGAGCGAGTACAAGAAAAAGCTTCTCGAAAGAAAACCCAGAACTCTCGAATTGGCTGCGCTGGTAAATAAGACCGGAAGACGCGAAAAACACGTAGACCTCGATTATTGCGGCTTCAAAATCGAAGAAGGATTTATCGTCGGATACGGTCTGGACTGTGACGAGCAGGACAGATGTCACGGTAGTCTGTACGTTCTGGAAGATGACGATTCAACCAATGGATAA
- a CDS encoding tyrosine-protein phosphatase encodes MIDLHSHILAGVDDGPSRTDESLRMCRMAVGDGIRCVVATPHSFNGDHVTDPDTILARVADLNLRLQSEKLPLKILPGMEIRIVPEFVELLSAGRLLSLNQGKYFLLEFHPAHVPAGFDRLLKFMRARGHGVVLAHPEKNLQIQDNIQQLISWLETDETWDLLVQISADSLTGEAGKQAYNAARLLLNRSCVHVIASDAHAAEYRPPILSKAVEIASDLVGSARTNQMVRDVPAAIVYGTPFPVLEPVVKRRKWWQFLS; translated from the coding sequence ATGATCGATCTTCATAGCCATATTCTTGCAGGAGTTGACGATGGACCTTCAAGAACCGATGAGAGTCTCCGCATGTGCCGTATGGCGGTCGGTGACGGCATTCGCTGCGTGGTTGCCACTCCCCACTCGTTTAACGGGGATCATGTGACTGATCCCGACACTATTCTGGCTCGCGTGGCCGACCTTAATCTCAGGTTACAATCCGAAAAATTGCCTCTAAAGATTTTGCCGGGAATGGAAATTCGTATTGTTCCCGAGTTCGTCGAACTTCTTTCTGCAGGACGCCTGCTTTCGTTAAATCAGGGAAAGTACTTTCTCCTGGAGTTTCATCCTGCTCACGTCCCGGCCGGTTTCGATCGACTCCTGAAGTTCATGCGAGCTCGCGGGCACGGCGTGGTGCTTGCACATCCCGAAAAGAACCTGCAAATCCAGGATAACATACAACAATTGATAAGCTGGCTGGAGACCGACGAAACATGGGATCTGCTTGTTCAGATTTCCGCGGATAGCCTCACCGGCGAGGCCGGAAAACAGGCATACAATGCGGCCCGTCTTTTACTGAACAGATCGTGCGTGCATGTGATAGCATCGGATGCCCATGCTGCGGAATATCGGCCTCCAATTCTCTCAAAAGCCGTTGAAATCGCATCGGACCTGGTAGGAAGCGCTCGGACAAATCAGATGGTGCGAGATGTTCCTGCCGCCATCGTATATGGAACGCCGTTTCCCGTCCTGGAACCCGTAGTGAAACGCCGCAAGTGGTGGCAATTTCTGTCGTAA
- a CDS encoding ArsR/SmtB family transcription factor, producing MNEPTRTQYETGEETEDLTELFNEIKKLEFSREAEIFKALGHPVRLKIVYGLLKVGGCNVKNMQECLGLHQATVSQHLIHLKSRGIITSTRQGLEMIYSVTDVWAKCIVDNIEKKLKESQS from the coding sequence ATGAATGAGCCCACAAGAACTCAGTATGAAACAGGCGAAGAGACCGAGGATCTGACAGAACTGTTTAACGAGATAAAGAAACTGGAATTTTCCAGAGAGGCCGAAATCTTTAAGGCGCTGGGGCACCCGGTTCGTTTGAAAATCGTATACGGTCTGCTGAAAGTCGGGGGCTGTAACGTGAAGAATATGCAAGAGTGCCTGGGACTTCATCAGGCTACGGTATCTCAGCATCTCATTCACTTAAAGAGCAGGGGCATCATAACGTCCACACGGCAGGGGCTCGAGATGATCTACTCGGTCACTGATGTCTGGGCAAAATGTATAGTGGATAATATTGAAAAGAAACTCAAAGAATCTCAGTCTTAA
- a CDS encoding PspA/IM30 family protein, which produces MGFFGKLWARIRGIFITAGDDVVSSSPEAIRATYATAIDQAKKRYKEMENAVALLARERDRTETTLRDLEREEVELQKKLDGALASAESDPNNPAHREAGTRYLARIKEIDEKQATLVTEFESQRTKVEEYKMRLRSFTEEITRLQREQGEMIAEFVSTQQVLHLEDRLRGLGETAVDESIVAIREKVATMRSRAKIATEMSSATLATQDRTYEQVGAEREAASKFDELLKARTGVKAGTPDRERELG; this is translated from the coding sequence ATGGGTTTCTTTGGAAAACTGTGGGCCAGAATACGCGGAATATTTATCACTGCCGGCGATGATGTGGTGTCCTCGAGCCCGGAAGCTATACGTGCGACCTATGCCACAGCAATCGATCAAGCAAAGAAGCGCTACAAAGAAATGGAGAACGCAGTTGCACTTCTGGCACGGGAACGCGATCGCACCGAGACAACCCTGAGAGATCTTGAAAGGGAAGAAGTGGAGCTGCAAAAGAAGCTCGACGGAGCTTTGGCTTCCGCAGAATCAGATCCCAATAATCCTGCGCACCGTGAGGCAGGAACACGTTATCTGGCCCGTATCAAGGAGATTGACGAAAAACAGGCAACGTTGGTAACGGAGTTCGAATCCCAACGGACCAAAGTCGAAGAATACAAAATGCGGTTGCGCTCGTTTACTGAAGAGATCACGCGACTCCAAAGAGAACAAGGAGAGATGATCGCAGAGTTTGTCTCCACCCAGCAGGTCCTTCATCTTGAAGACAGGCTGAGAGGTCTGGGCGAAACGGCCGTTGACGAATCTATTGTCGCGATCCGAGAAAAAGTTGCCACAATGCGTTCCCGGGCCAAAATTGCCACTGAGATGAGCAGTGCGACTCTGGCCACTCAGGACCGCACGTACGAACAAGTGGGGGCGGAACGAGAAGCTGCATCAAAATTTGACGAGCTGCTCAAAGCAAGAACCGGGGTTAAAGCCGGAACACCCGATCGAGAGAGAGAACTCGGCTGA
- the tsaD gene encoding tRNA (adenosine(37)-N6)-threonylcarbamoyltransferase complex transferase subunit TsaD → MLVLGIETSCDETAAAVVRDGRTILSDVVLSQVDIHKEYGGVVPELASRKHVEVISMVIQEALERAGVNPEELDGIGVTRGPGLIGALLVGISAAKSIAFALNKPLIGVNHLHGHLFAVFLERNDIQFPFIGLVVSGGHTSLYHVKGPLEIQLLGRTRDDAAGEAYDKVAKLLGLGYPGGVVIDGLSNGTDPGKLRFPRALMENDNLDFSFSGLKTAVLRQAEELYGQAGYKNLPGSFHPLPVPHKGSGVDSGVKLIAAAFQDAVTDVLTAKGLRAAEMYQADKLVICGGVAANRELRRKMNSEGIRRGIETVFPSPRLCTDNGAMIAARAASLLSLGMVDNLDFGAKSRW, encoded by the coding sequence ATGCTGGTTCTCGGAATCGAAACTTCCTGCGATGAAACCGCTGCTGCGGTAGTACGTGACGGCAGGACCATATTGTCGGATGTCGTTCTTTCACAGGTCGATATTCATAAAGAATACGGCGGGGTTGTTCCTGAGCTGGCTTCACGGAAGCACGTCGAGGTAATCTCGATGGTGATTCAGGAAGCACTGGAACGAGCGGGAGTGAATCCCGAAGAGCTGGACGGTATAGGCGTGACACGCGGGCCCGGTCTCATCGGGGCGTTGCTGGTGGGGATCAGTGCGGCAAAGAGCATTGCTTTTGCCTTGAACAAACCTTTGATAGGCGTCAACCACCTGCATGGGCATCTGTTCGCTGTCTTCCTGGAACGAAACGACATACAGTTTCCGTTTATCGGATTGGTTGTCTCTGGAGGACACACCAGTCTGTATCATGTGAAAGGACCTCTGGAAATCCAACTTCTGGGACGAACCCGAGACGACGCGGCTGGAGAAGCCTATGACAAGGTGGCAAAACTATTGGGCCTCGGATACCCTGGAGGAGTAGTCATTGATGGTCTGTCCAATGGCACGGATCCGGGGAAGCTGCGATTTCCCAGGGCATTGATGGAAAATGATAATCTCGATTTTTCTTTTTCAGGACTGAAGACCGCAGTCCTCAGGCAAGCGGAGGAATTGTACGGCCAGGCAGGATATAAGAATCTTCCCGGGAGTTTTCATCCCCTTCCTGTTCCCCATAAAGGAAGCGGGGTGGACTCCGGGGTCAAGCTCATTGCTGCCGCGTTCCAGGATGCAGTAACTGACGTCCTCACCGCAAAGGGACTCAGAGCCGCTGAAATGTATCAGGCTGATAAGTTGGTAATTTGTGGAGGAGTAGCCGCAAACCGCGAGCTGAGGCGAAAAATGAATTCCGAGGGAATCCGACGAGGAATAGAAACCGTGTTTCCCTCGCCAAGGCTTTGTACCGACAATGGGGCCATGATTGCCGCGCGGGCGGCCAGCCTGCTTTCCTTGGGGATGGTGGATAACCTGGATTTCGGTGCAAAGAGCCGCTGGTAA